The Candidatus Phaeomarinobacter ectocarpi genome includes a region encoding these proteins:
- a CDS encoding IclR family transcriptional regulator yields MESVRTALSLLELVAEHGEVGVSELARQSGEPKTTVQRNLVTLHEAGWLRPVQKGSRRNWAVSSKILTVASHVEPVADLRPLALPVMEDLRQKTAETIHLMQRDGKEVVLIERLDSPQALRTVRAIGLRAPLHVASNGKAVLANLEPDQIEDYLSEELVAWTPSSHTDPARLRRHLKLVQKQGYAFNDGELDRDVRAIAAPVFDPNAVPIAALSISCPATRFPKSKIETYGRLVKDAAATITRSIASGA; encoded by the coding sequence ATGGAAAGCGTACGCACCGCCCTGAGCCTGCTTGAGCTTGTGGCAGAACATGGTGAAGTGGGCGTCAGTGAGTTGGCGCGCCAAAGCGGCGAACCCAAGACAACGGTTCAGCGCAATCTCGTGACACTGCATGAGGCCGGTTGGCTGCGCCCGGTGCAAAAAGGCAGCCGCCGCAACTGGGCCGTCTCATCGAAGATTTTGACCGTCGCAAGCCACGTGGAGCCGGTCGCCGACCTGCGCCCGCTGGCCTTGCCGGTTATGGAGGACCTGCGCCAGAAAACAGCGGAGACAATTCACCTCATGCAGCGTGACGGCAAAGAGGTGGTGCTGATAGAGCGTCTGGATTCACCGCAAGCGCTGCGCACCGTCCGCGCCATAGGCTTGCGCGCGCCTTTGCATGTGGCATCAAACGGCAAAGCCGTGCTGGCAAATCTGGAACCGGATCAGATCGAAGACTATCTGAGCGAAGAACTGGTCGCATGGACGCCGTCATCCCATACCGACCCAGCCAGGCTGCGTCGTCATCTCAAGCTCGTTCAAAAGCAGGGCTATGCATTCAACGATGGAGAACTCGATCGCGATGTAAGGGCGATCGCAGCACCGGTGTTCGACCCGAATGCAGTGCCCATCGCCGCCCTGTCCATTTCGTGCCCGGCGACCCGCTTCCCAAAATCAAAGATCGAGACCTATGGACGGCTGGTGAAAGATGCCGCTGCCACAATCACTCGATCTATCGCCTCAGGCGCTTAG
- a CDS encoding SO2930 family diheme c-type cytochrome, which produces MTIRRASKWLVALGMAWAAASSAQAAVNDAAITGSAAPKALSEYGFFDDLSAQTPADRVLPYDLITPLFTDYAEKLRFVYVPDGETAQYNPDDVFALPVGSALIKTFAYPQDARAPGEDLRLIETRILAHTPKGWRTYPYVWNADMTDAVLSPLGAKLDVSWITADGTSRTIRYAVPNMNQCRSCHVKGTGRDRVTVPIGPEAKHLNKDYSYTDGITNQLLKWTEAGILTGTPDDPDDAPRIARWDDATLPIADRARGYLDINCAHCHAPDGPAHTSGLYLDTRATTPAQYGIFKRPVAAGRGSGGHDFSINPGDPDSSIIVYRMDSTDPGIMMPELGRSTIHREGVALIREWIAGMDN; this is translated from the coding sequence GTGACCATCCGGCGTGCAAGTAAATGGCTCGTGGCCCTGGGTATGGCATGGGCTGCTGCATCATCAGCGCAGGCTGCCGTCAACGACGCCGCCATAACCGGCAGCGCCGCGCCCAAGGCTCTGTCTGAGTACGGCTTCTTTGACGACCTCAGCGCACAGACACCAGCAGATCGCGTGCTGCCCTACGATCTCATCACACCGCTGTTCACGGACTACGCTGAGAAACTGCGCTTCGTCTATGTGCCTGACGGTGAGACCGCGCAGTACAATCCTGATGACGTCTTCGCATTGCCCGTCGGCTCTGCCCTTATCAAGACATTCGCCTACCCGCAGGACGCCCGTGCACCCGGTGAAGACCTCCGTCTGATCGAAACGCGTATTCTGGCGCACACGCCCAAGGGCTGGCGCACCTACCCCTATGTCTGGAATGCCGACATGACCGACGCTGTGCTGTCTCCCCTTGGAGCCAAGCTCGACGTCTCATGGATAACCGCAGACGGCACCAGCCGCACCATCCGCTATGCGGTGCCGAACATGAACCAGTGCCGGTCCTGCCACGTCAAAGGTACAGGCCGCGACCGCGTGACAGTCCCCATCGGACCAGAAGCCAAGCACCTCAACAAGGACTATTCGTATACGGATGGTATAACCAACCAGCTCTTGAAGTGGACCGAGGCAGGCATCCTGACAGGCACGCCGGACGATCCTGACGATGCACCACGCATCGCAAGGTGGGACGATGCCACACTGCCGATTGCTGATCGCGCCCGCGGCTATCTGGACATCAACTGCGCCCACTGCCACGCGCCCGACGGCCCGGCTCATACATCCGGCCTTTATCTGGACACCCGCGCCACCACACCTGCCCAATACGGCATCTTCAAACGGCCGGTGGCAGCCGGCCGCGGATCAGGCGGACATGATTTTTCCATCAACCCCGGTGACCCGGATTCGTCCATCATCGTCTACCGCATGGACTCGACCGATCCGGGCATCATGATGCCGGAGCTGGGCCGCTCCACGATCCACCGCGAAGGCGTTGCCCTGATCCGCGAGTGGATCGCGGGCATGGACAATTAG
- a CDS encoding CaiB/BaiF CoA transferase family protein, with product MASSQGALNGLKVLDCTHVIAGAYCSMLLADLGADVIKIEPLGGEVTRGRAEIPFKPYDFVNRNKRAIAVDMATPEGAEIIQKLAKTSDIFVENYRPGALDRMGLGYEQLKAVNPELIYASISGFGQTGPYRNRGGLDLVAQAMSGIMSFTGEIGTERPVAAGVPLSDLNSGVFTALGIVSAVNHRTNTGEGQYLETSLFESAMAYTMWETGMALTMGVVAEPAGTRHRLAAPYEALKAADGFLVVGVNSQKLWSRFCDVIGAPELKDDPAFAENHLRVENRDALQAKLEAILAVHPVAHWVELITAQGVPCGPINTITQALEDPQANDRGFLQEVDGRTFPRAPITMSQTPVSLKRGPAAIGEHTSDVLRDAGFSAADIESLSSKRVIGL from the coding sequence ATGGCTTCCTCACAAGGTGCGCTCAATGGCCTGAAGGTGTTGGACTGCACCCACGTGATTGCAGGTGCCTATTGTTCGATGCTGCTGGCGGACCTTGGTGCGGATGTCATCAAGATCGAACCGCTTGGCGGTGAAGTGACGCGTGGGCGGGCGGAAATCCCGTTCAAGCCCTATGACTTCGTTAATCGGAACAAGCGCGCAATCGCTGTGGACATGGCCACACCTGAGGGCGCAGAGATCATCCAAAAGCTGGCCAAGACCTCTGACATATTTGTGGAGAACTATCGTCCGGGTGCCCTGGACCGGATGGGCCTTGGGTATGAGCAGCTCAAAGCGGTCAATCCAGAACTGATTTATGCATCGATCTCCGGCTTTGGGCAGACGGGCCCCTATCGCAATCGCGGTGGGCTTGACCTTGTTGCCCAGGCGATGAGCGGCATCATGAGTTTCACCGGCGAAATCGGGACGGAGCGTCCCGTCGCGGCCGGCGTGCCCCTGTCCGATCTCAACTCAGGTGTTTTTACAGCGCTTGGGATCGTTTCAGCGGTCAATCACCGAACCAATACGGGCGAGGGGCAGTATCTGGAAACCTCCCTGTTTGAGTCCGCCATGGCCTACACGATGTGGGAAACCGGCATGGCACTCACCATGGGAGTTGTTGCTGAACCCGCGGGAACGCGGCACCGGCTTGCCGCGCCTTATGAGGCCCTCAAGGCTGCAGACGGCTTTCTGGTCGTTGGGGTCAACAGTCAAAAACTCTGGAGTCGTTTCTGCGATGTGATCGGGGCACCGGAACTCAAAGACGACCCGGCATTTGCCGAGAACCATCTGCGTGTGGAAAACCGCGATGCGTTGCAGGCGAAGCTGGAAGCCATTCTGGCGGTGCACCCGGTGGCGCATTGGGTGGAATTGATTACAGCGCAGGGAGTGCCCTGCGGACCGATCAACACGATCACGCAGGCGCTTGAAGATCCGCAGGCAAATGATCGCGGCTTCCTGCAGGAAGTAGATGGCCGGACGTTTCCGCGTGCGCCAATCACCATGTCGCAGACACCGGTGTCGCTGAAACGAGGGCCGGCTGCCATCGGTGAGCACACAAGCGATGTGCTTCGCGATGCAGGCTTCTCGGCTGCTGACATTGAAAGTCTTTCTTCCAAAAGGGTAATCGGCCTATGA
- a CDS encoding enoyl-CoA hydratase/isomerase family protein — protein MSDVPAGTTPKSAADTGDTLHVEHRDNGVVLIEIDRPPANALDLATRTRLEAVLDGIETDLSVRAVVLSGRGKSFCAGDDLREAMTRGEDALASLSQFGRLLDKIEALRVPVIAGVNGACVGGGLELALCCDVRVASEKAFFIGAGVNVGLMASVYRLPRLIGIAQAKAMLLTGLRTQAQTALTYGLVTAVHPHESLLDEALAIADRIASRAPLSVEATKRMVGQAFDLDPQEAATAIGREVAPLAKSDDHKAGVLAFVSREEPVFNRR, from the coding sequence ATGAGCGACGTACCTGCAGGCACCACCCCCAAAAGCGCTGCTGATACAGGCGACACTCTGCATGTGGAGCACCGTGACAACGGCGTTGTGCTGATTGAGATCGACCGTCCTCCGGCCAATGCGCTTGATCTGGCAACCCGCACCCGGCTCGAAGCGGTGTTGGATGGTATCGAGACGGACCTGTCCGTGCGCGCTGTGGTTCTGAGCGGGCGTGGCAAGAGTTTCTGTGCCGGAGACGATTTGCGGGAAGCAATGACGCGTGGCGAGGACGCCCTTGCCAGCCTCAGTCAGTTTGGCCGGTTGCTCGACAAGATTGAAGCTCTGAGGGTGCCGGTCATTGCCGGGGTGAACGGTGCCTGTGTCGGCGGTGGGCTTGAGCTTGCCTTGTGTTGTGACGTGCGTGTCGCCAGCGAAAAAGCATTCTTTATCGGTGCCGGTGTGAATGTGGGGCTGATGGCTTCCGTTTATCGTCTGCCGCGGCTGATAGGTATCGCCCAGGCGAAAGCCATGTTGTTGACGGGGCTTAGAACACAGGCCCAGACAGCTTTGACCTATGGCCTGGTAACAGCGGTTCATCCCCACGAGAGTCTGCTGGATGAAGCCCTGGCTATTGCCGACCGCATTGCCTCGCGGGCACCGCTTTCCGTTGAAGCAACCAAGCGCATGGTCGGGCAGGCTTTTGATCTTGATCCCCAAGAGGCGGCGACGGCGATTGGTCGGGAGGTTGCGCCCCTAGCCAAGAGCGATGACCACAAGGCCGGTGTTCTGGCCTTCGTCAGTCGCGAGGAACCGGTTTTCAACAGGCGCTGA
- a CDS encoding hemerythrin domain-containing protein, with protein sequence MADIYSEIETEHDKHRNLLERLVETSGDTTDRKALFAELKADLTAHANAEEQTLYAALLEDSDTQEQARHSIAEHKTVDDLLEDLDETDFSNPGWLANAKKLRHKLEHHMEEEEKDVFSIARDALSEAEADKLGADFRQRKAQELKDAA encoded by the coding sequence ATGGCTGATATCTACAGCGAAATCGAAACCGAGCACGACAAGCACCGCAACCTGCTTGAGCGGCTTGTTGAGACATCCGGTGACACAACGGACCGCAAGGCCCTGTTTGCAGAACTGAAGGCGGACCTCACCGCCCACGCCAACGCCGAAGAGCAGACCCTGTATGCCGCCCTGCTGGAAGACTCTGACACCCAGGAGCAGGCCCGCCACTCCATTGCCGAGCACAAAACGGTTGATGATCTGCTTGAGGATCTGGACGAAACAGATTTCTCAAACCCCGGCTGGCTCGCCAACGCCAAGAAGCTGCGCCACAAGCTCGAGCACCACATGGAAGAAGAGGAGAAAGACGTCTTCTCCATCGCCCGCGATGCCCTGTCAGAAGCCGAGGCAGACAAGCTGGGCGCCGACTTCCGTCAGCGCAAGGCTCAGGAGTTGAAGGACGCCGCCTGA
- a CDS encoding carboxymuconolactone decarboxylase family protein, with protein MAYDADEKTLTAGMQVVEKLGLLAKANPALSDDLRMHTVTALFGTIWTREGLELQERSLITLASLISLNREHELRLHFRGARNLGISKAKIEEVILHLAHYSGWPTAVTANTVLTEVWDEMDGES; from the coding sequence ATGGCTTATGACGCAGACGAGAAGACTCTAACGGCAGGCATGCAGGTGGTCGAAAAGCTCGGCCTGCTGGCCAAGGCCAATCCGGCGCTCAGCGATGATCTGCGAATGCATACGGTGACCGCGCTCTTTGGCACGATCTGGACGCGCGAGGGTCTGGAACTCCAGGAACGCAGCCTCATTACGCTCGCATCCTTGATCTCTCTCAACAGGGAGCACGAGCTGCGCCTGCATTTTCGTGGCGCGCGCAACCTGGGGATCTCGAAAGCCAAAATCGAAGAAGTCATTCTTCATCTTGCGCACTACAGCGGCTGGCCCACAGCTGTGACGGCCAATACCGTCTTGACTGAAGTCTGGGATGAGATGGACGGCGAAAGCTGA
- a CDS encoding GFA family protein, with product MTNTATGGCLCGDVTYSFDRDQVVSSHHCHCTDCQKSTGSGKATIVFVPSAAVDMKGDLKTYTVEGTAGSHVKRGFCGKCGSPLVSFIEENPGLTIVKAGSLSDSSWVKVASSFWSDSAQPWSPVDPNCDSVPQNPAMG from the coding sequence ATGACCAACACAGCAACCGGTGGCTGCCTTTGCGGCGACGTAACCTACTCATTTGATCGCGATCAGGTGGTCTCCAGCCATCATTGCCATTGCACGGATTGTCAAAAATCCACAGGCAGCGGCAAAGCGACGATCGTGTTCGTGCCATCTGCTGCGGTCGACATGAAGGGTGATCTCAAGACCTACACGGTTGAGGGAACAGCCGGCAGTCACGTCAAGCGCGGGTTCTGCGGCAAGTGTGGCTCGCCCCTAGTGAGTTTCATTGAGGAAAACCCCGGCCTGACCATCGTCAAGGCCGGCTCCCTGTCCGACAGCAGCTGGGTAAAGGTTGCTTCAAGCTTCTGGTCTGACTCCGCCCAGCCCTGGTCACCGGTTGATCCAAACTGCGACTCCGTTCCCCAGAACCCGGCCATGGGTTAA
- a CDS encoding N-acyl-D-amino-acid deacylase family protein produces MTYDLIIRGGTIADGTGNATFTGDIAIKDDVIIEVGKITASAAREIDATGALVTPGWVDIHTHYDAQATWDTALAPSSWHGVTTAVMGNCGVGFAPAAPDKHDWLIGLMEGVEDIPGAAMTEGLTWGWEDFPGYLDALDRRNYAIDIAAQVPHGAVRGYVMGERGAKNEEASAEDIARMAQIVEDGVRAGAVGFSTSRTFLHKATDGEYVPGTFAKEDELFGIGDALKRVGHGVFQMTSNHKDMDKEFGWMERMARDLGVTVTFNLVQTDEAPELWKKMLGLLDKVDAEDLPLYAQVAGRPAGILMGWECTVHPFIAFPSWAELAALSPEDRRTRVADPDFRTRMIGETPADMQGFGLFVTRSFEKMFVLDAGDGSAPDYEPTPEQSVAAIATAQGIKPEQVIYDAMCANGGEGLLYFPLFNYTSGAMDPIHTMLQHPRTNIGLGDGGAHCGAICDASIPTFMLTHWVKGRTRGDKLPLEFIVKRQTRDTALLYGFADRGLLKPGMKADINIIDLDKLAIPAPHMAHDLPANGRRLVQEATGYIATLKSGIVTFENGKDTGARPGSLLRGPQSA; encoded by the coding sequence ATGACGTACGACCTCATCATCCGCGGCGGCACCATCGCCGACGGCACCGGCAACGCCACATTTACCGGCGACATCGCCATCAAGGACGATGTGATCATCGAGGTCGGCAAAATCACGGCCAGTGCTGCTCGCGAGATTGATGCCACAGGTGCCCTTGTCACGCCGGGCTGGGTTGATATCCACACTCACTATGATGCCCAGGCCACCTGGGACACTGCCCTTGCGCCTTCGTCATGGCACGGCGTAACAACCGCCGTCATGGGCAATTGCGGTGTCGGTTTTGCCCCCGCCGCTCCTGACAAGCACGACTGGCTCATCGGCCTGATGGAGGGCGTGGAAGACATTCCCGGCGCCGCCATGACCGAAGGCCTGACGTGGGGCTGGGAAGACTTCCCCGGCTATCTGGATGCCCTGGATCGCCGCAATTACGCCATCGACATCGCAGCCCAGGTGCCCCACGGCGCAGTGCGTGGCTACGTCATGGGCGAACGCGGCGCCAAGAACGAAGAAGCCTCCGCAGAAGACATCGCCCGCATGGCACAGATCGTCGAAGACGGTGTACGTGCCGGTGCTGTTGGCTTCTCCACCTCGCGCACCTTCTTGCACAAAGCGACCGATGGCGAATACGTGCCCGGCACATTTGCCAAGGAAGACGAACTCTTCGGCATTGGCGATGCGCTGAAGCGCGTTGGCCATGGCGTGTTCCAGATGACATCCAACCACAAGGACATGGACAAGGAGTTCGGCTGGATGGAGCGCATGGCGCGTGACCTTGGTGTCACCGTCACGTTCAATCTCGTCCAGACCGACGAAGCGCCCGAGCTGTGGAAAAAGATGCTCGGCCTTCTGGACAAGGTCGACGCTGAAGACCTGCCGCTCTACGCACAGGTCGCAGGCCGCCCGGCGGGCATCCTCATGGGCTGGGAATGCACGGTGCATCCGTTCATTGCCTTCCCAAGCTGGGCCGAACTTGCCGCGCTGTCACCAGAAGACCGCCGCACCCGCGTCGCTGATCCTGATTTCCGCACACGGATGATTGGCGAAACCCCTGCCGACATGCAGGGCTTCGGCCTCTTCGTCACCCGTAGCTTTGAAAAGATGTTTGTACTGGATGCAGGCGATGGCTCTGCCCCGGACTACGAACCAACACCTGAACAAAGCGTGGCTGCCATCGCCACGGCGCAGGGCATCAAGCCCGAGCAGGTGATCTACGACGCCATGTGCGCCAATGGTGGAGAAGGCCTCTTGTACTTCCCACTGTTCAACTACACGTCCGGCGCCATGGACCCGATCCACACCATGCTGCAGCACCCGCGCACCAATATCGGCCTGGGCGACGGCGGCGCGCACTGTGGTGCCATCTGCGACGCGTCCATTCCAACCTTCATGCTGACTCATTGGGTCAAGGGCCGCACGCGCGGTGACAAGCTGCCGCTCGAATTCATCGTCAAGCGCCAGACCCGCGACACTGCCCTGCTCTACGGCTTTGCCGACCGCGGCCTCCTCAAGCCGGGCATGAAAGCCGACATCAACATCATCGACCTGGACAAGCTGGCAATCCCCGCTCCACACATGGCCCACGACCTCCCCGCCAATGGCAGACGCCTGGTGCAGGAAGCCACCGGCTACATCGCAACTCTCAAGTCAGGCATCGTGACATTTGAAAACGGCAAGGACACCGGCGCGCGGCCGGGTAGTTTGTTGCGCGGGCCTCAGTCTGCCTAG
- a CDS encoding TerB family tellurite resistance protein: MGFLDDITARFKSLIGDEEEAAAEDQQLQKAIATLLVRSLVIDGEETIEEAMKLVDLLKGQFELSDREAEDLFKEAKAAERDATDLFKFTNVVTDKMDRDGRISVLDMMFEIVAADGKVDVFEENLMNRASNLLRVPDYYRDEVRSKLFALMGK; encoded by the coding sequence ATGGGTTTTCTTGATGACATTACCGCCCGCTTCAAATCCCTCATCGGGGACGAGGAAGAGGCCGCGGCGGAAGACCAGCAGCTGCAAAAGGCCATTGCCACGCTGCTGGTGCGCTCACTGGTGATCGATGGGGAAGAAACCATCGAGGAAGCGATGAAGCTGGTTGATCTTCTCAAAGGCCAGTTCGAGCTGTCTGACCGTGAAGCCGAAGACCTGTTCAAGGAAGCCAAGGCGGCAGAGCGCGATGCGACGGACCTCTTCAAATTCACAAATGTTGTGACGGACAAGATGGACCGCGACGGGCGCATCTCGGTGCTGGACATGATGTTCGAGATTGTCGCCGCAGACGGCAAAGTGGATGTGTTTGAGGAAAACCTCATGAACCGCGCGTCCAACCTGCTGCGGGTGCCGGACTATTACCGCGACGAAGTCCGCTCTAAGCTGTTTGCCTTGATGGGCAAATAG
- a CDS encoding VOC family protein produces the protein MTLGLAFLKIPVTDLGRAVDFYCTGFGLTADFVSDEYGWAQLGGADMGMALYVAGKGGGDGVPGQDRDFHLAADDLEALLARLTPLTATAAIVENDDGSRSLDVKDPDGNGLRIMARS, from the coding sequence ATGACCCTTGGATTGGCTTTTCTGAAAATTCCCGTGACCGACCTTGGCCGGGCGGTTGATTTTTACTGCACGGGTTTTGGCCTTACGGCAGATTTCGTGTCCGATGAATATGGCTGGGCACAGCTTGGCGGCGCTGACATGGGGATGGCGCTGTACGTGGCGGGCAAAGGGGGCGGAGACGGCGTTCCCGGGCAGGACCGGGATTTTCATCTGGCAGCCGACGACCTGGAAGCATTGCTGGCGCGGCTGACACCGCTCACGGCAACAGCCGCCATCGTTGAAAACGATGACGGCTCACGCAGCCTTGATGTCAAGGATCCTGATGGAAACGGGCTTCGCATCATGGCGCGAAGCTGA
- a CDS encoding DUF1353 domain-containing protein has product MRAIVTLFVLVSFSACQAIPTPTVRPDRFYQDWVLEQDLVYRIGTTSEEIVVPAGFVTDFASIPAFARPALSSTDLYSSAAVVHDFLYWTQSCSKQQADNIFLIAMQESDVGFFWRNVIYGAVRTPPSQAAWDRNRALRAQGLPKVFPSEFREEFTQLGAEEAQRVAKTKGVEDPPFDNAPSYCALGDTSDVPTG; this is encoded by the coding sequence ATGCGGGCTATTGTGACACTTTTCGTTCTTGTGTCTTTTTCGGCTTGCCAAGCTATTCCCACACCAACTGTGAGACCCGACAGATTCTATCAGGATTGGGTTCTGGAACAGGACTTGGTCTATCGAATTGGCACAACAAGCGAGGAAATTGTCGTGCCCGCTGGTTTTGTTACGGACTTTGCCAGCATTCCGGCGTTTGCACGTCCGGCTCTATCATCTACCGATCTCTATAGCAGTGCGGCGGTCGTGCATGATTTCCTGTACTGGACACAGTCATGCTCAAAACAACAGGCCGACAACATCTTTCTCATCGCGATGCAAGAATCTGATGTCGGTTTCTTTTGGCGAAACGTAATTTACGGTGCAGTACGTACGCCGCCCTCTCAGGCGGCTTGGGACAGGAACAGAGCTTTACGAGCGCAAGGATTGCCGAAGGTGTTTCCATCAGAGTTTCGCGAAGAGTTTACCCAACTTGGGGCAGAAGAAGCACAGAGAGTTGCAAAAACAAAGGGTGTGGAGGACCCGCCCTTCGACAACGCACCAAGTTACTGTGCGTTGGGTGATACAAGTGACGTCCCGACGGGCTGA
- a CDS encoding alpha/beta fold hydrolase → MTEVPHLIAASLPLRRDMHVANTRLSIIDEGEGEVVLLLHGYPQSLLTWRHQIPHLSQRARVIAPDWFGWGLSERGFATPARYWDEVGRIGLLLDALDVERCTLVGHDYGGFLGLGFAIQHPDRVDRLSIINSRAHRTFPQPTYAQFAILCAMARVPGLRQLVHQVPLGRLNKALLQRHVRQGCFDDALLDHYVGWMDTAQGRRWMTHFFRYYQMPARRDLDRAIERIVCPTTIIWGDKDPYCPVEIGCDLAARIPGAQMVPIKGADHYVMEQRPDEVLAALTSFLERPVMR, encoded by the coding sequence ATGACCGAGGTTCCACACTTAATTGCAGCATCGCTACCTCTTCGCCGTGACATGCATGTGGCGAACACGCGTCTGTCGATCATTGATGAAGGTGAAGGGGAGGTCGTGCTGCTCCTGCACGGGTATCCCCAGAGCCTGCTTACATGGCGTCATCAGATTCCGCACCTGTCGCAGCGCGCGCGGGTGATCGCGCCAGACTGGTTTGGCTGGGGCCTGTCCGAGCGCGGGTTTGCGACGCCTGCGCGATACTGGGACGAGGTAGGACGCATCGGGCTGCTGCTTGATGCGCTGGATGTGGAGCGGTGCACCCTTGTGGGCCACGACTATGGTGGCTTTCTCGGGCTTGGCTTTGCCATCCAGCACCCGGATAGGGTGGACCGGCTGTCCATCATCAACTCGCGGGCGCACCGGACATTCCCGCAGCCAACCTACGCACAGTTTGCCATCCTGTGTGCCATGGCCCGTGTGCCCGGCTTGCGGCAGCTTGTGCATCAGGTTCCGCTTGGCCGGCTTAACAAGGCGCTGCTCCAGCGACACGTCAGGCAGGGTTGCTTTGACGATGCGCTGCTGGACCACTATGTGGGCTGGATGGACACGGCCCAAGGGCGCCGTTGGATGACACATTTCTTTCGCTATTATCAAATGCCAGCGCGTCGCGACCTTGATCGTGCGATCGAACGCATTGTCTGCCCGACAACGATCATCTGGGGTGACAAGGACCCATATTGTCCCGTCGAGATTGGTTGCGACCTTGCGGCCCGTATTCCAGGTGCGCAGATGGTCCCCATCAAGGGTGCTGATCATTATGTGATGGAACAGCGGCCCGACGAGGTGCTGGCAGCCCTCACTTCATTTTTGGAAAGGCCGGTGATGCGATGA
- a CDS encoding DUF1330 domain-containing protein: MTAYVVWEATIPDMGKMQAYAEKVGATLEAYGGRYLVRLGETDLREGSLGEHTGRVMLEFPDMETARAWYTSDMYQAIVALRADNASGNLYFMQGV; encoded by the coding sequence ATGACAGCATATGTGGTGTGGGAAGCAACCATTCCCGACATGGGGAAGATGCAGGCCTATGCGGAGAAGGTGGGTGCGACGCTGGAAGCCTATGGCGGTCGCTATCTTGTACGTCTTGGCGAGACGGATCTGCGCGAGGGATCACTGGGCGAGCACACGGGCCGCGTCATGCTTGAGTTTCCGGATATGGAAACGGCACGCGCCTGGTACACGTCTGACATGTACCAAGCCATTGTTGCGCTACGCGCAGACAATGCGTCGGGCAATCTCTATTTCATGCAGGGCGTATAG
- a CDS encoding limonene-1,2-epoxide hydrolase family protein, with amino-acid sequence MSANTQVVMDFVDAWNARDFDRIMSFFDEDSFYHNLPMDPVTGTAAIRGVLEAFFNSASDIDWVVHAISETADGTVLTERSDKFLINRQWMTLPVMGAFEMDGNIIRKWRDYFDLKTFESEMARVSA; translated from the coding sequence ATGTCAGCGAACACGCAGGTGGTGATGGACTTTGTCGATGCGTGGAACGCGCGCGACTTCGACAGGATCATGAGCTTCTTCGATGAGGACAGCTTCTATCACAATCTGCCCATGGACCCGGTCACCGGCACCGCTGCCATTCGAGGTGTGCTTGAAGCCTTCTTCAATTCCGCCAGCGACATTGACTGGGTGGTGCACGCCATCTCGGAAACCGCCGATGGCACCGTGCTGACCGAGCGCAGCGACAAGTTCCTCATCAACCGTCAATGGATGACCCTGCCGGTTATGGGCGCGTTCGAGATGGACGGCAACATCATCCGCAAATGGCGCGACTATTTTGATCTCAAGACGTTTGAGTCTGAGATGGCGCGGGTGTCTGCTTAG